One Haloplanus vescus DNA window includes the following coding sequences:
- a CDS encoding putative RNA uridine N3 methyltransferase: MTFTVLVPSSVVREAEDKREATRKLGYVARAATVFRADRLVVFPDGEGERRWGGGFVETVLRYAATPPYLRKEVWGTRDELEYVGVLPPLRVSSRTGPGSESPGSLQEGIVTEVGPDGRVRVNCGLQHPISLLLPDGMEVSAGERVAIRISSREPVRARIVDDPLPGFEVQRADLPEVLARPDAGVRIAASRHGTTLSVGRLTELVGRIDDGDLTVAFGAPGRGLPAILDLAVEAVADGDGTVEPDPGFDLWLNTIPRQGSETVRTEEAMFASLAPLNLTE, encoded by the coding sequence ATGACGTTCACCGTACTCGTGCCGTCGTCTGTCGTCCGAGAAGCCGAGGACAAACGCGAGGCAACTCGCAAACTCGGTTACGTCGCCCGCGCGGCGACGGTGTTTCGGGCGGACCGCCTGGTCGTCTTCCCCGACGGGGAGGGCGAACGGCGCTGGGGCGGCGGCTTCGTCGAGACGGTCCTTCGGTACGCTGCGACGCCCCCCTATCTCCGGAAGGAGGTGTGGGGCACACGCGACGAACTGGAGTACGTCGGCGTTCTGCCGCCCCTTCGTGTCTCGTCACGGACCGGCCCCGGGTCTGAGAGCCCGGGGTCGTTACAAGAGGGAATCGTGACCGAGGTCGGACCTGACGGCCGCGTCCGGGTCAATTGCGGACTGCAACACCCAATCTCCCTCCTCCTCCCAGACGGGATGGAGGTGTCGGCCGGAGAGCGCGTCGCCATCAGGATCTCTTCGAGAGAACCCGTCCGCGCACGGATCGTCGACGACCCCCTACCGGGGTTCGAGGTCCAACGCGCGGACCTGCCGGAAGTGCTGGCCCGCCCCGATGCAGGGGTTCGGATCGCCGCGTCCCGCCACGGGACGACGCTGTCGGTCGGTCGCCTGACGGAACTCGTCGGGCGAATCGACGACGGTGATCTGACCGTTGCGTTCGGTGCACCCGGGCGAGGGCTCCCGGCTATCCTCGACTTGGCCGTCGAGGCTGTCGCCGACGGCGACGGAACAGTCGAACCCGATCCGGGGTTCGACCTCTGGCTGAATACGATTCCGCGACAGGGAAGCGAGACGGTGCGAACGGAAGAAGCGATGTTCGCGTCGCTCGCGCCCCTGAATCTCACGGAGTAA